The following nucleotide sequence is from Rhodospirillales bacterium.
TGTCCGGCTATTTTATGCTTCATAAAGAAACAGGTGTACGTGTTAATCTTGTTGGCGCCAAGCTGCACCATCTGATTCATGCTGCGCAGACACTTGCAAAACATAATATCCTTATGTCTATAGAGGGGCCGAACGAGCCGAATAACTGGCCCATTACTTACAAGGGTGAAAAGGGCGGCGGCAAAGGTTCATGGAAGGTCGTCGCTGAATTTCAACGCGATCTCTATAAGGCTGTTAAAGCCGATCCACTCCTCAAGGACTATCCTGTTTTTAATATTTCAGAAGGCGGCGCGCAAACTGACAATGTCGGGCTTCAGTTCCTGACTATCCCCGAAGGGGCCGGTACGCTTATGCCTGCCGGGACCATGTATGCAGATTATGCGAATGCTCATAATTATGTCAGTGGTAACGGCGGCCGTCATGTTGATAATCAGGCATGGAACGCTGCTGATCCGACGCTGGATAGTTTCTGGGACGGGCTCTACGGAAACTATGGGCGTACCTGGCGCAAGAAATATAAAGGTTACAGCAATGAAGGGCTTATGCGGTTGCCGCGCGTTTCAACAGAAACGGGCTGGGCAACTAAAAAAGGCGTGTCTGAGGAGCGTACACAAGGGATTATGCTTGTGAATACCTACCTGGCGCAATTCAAGCGCGGCTGGACTTATACGTTCATTTATCAACTGGGTGAAGCTCAAGGCAGTAAAGGATTGCAGGGGATTTATCGCAAAGACTGGCAGCCCAAAGCCGCGGCGCACTACATCCATAATCTTACGACTGTTCTGGCAGATACGATGTCAGGTGATTTTAAACCCGGAAGGCTGGCTTATAGAATTCCCAATCAACCCGATACGGTTCACGATCTCTTGCTGCAGAAAAGTGATGGGAGGTTTTTTCTTGTTGTTTGGGGTGAAAGGGTCAAGGGTCAGGATGATATTATTATCCAGCTTGCCAAACCTGCTGCTAAAATTAAAATTTTTGATGTGACGGAAGGTTCTGAACCGCAAAAAATGCTTTCAGATGTTTTAGAGATTCCGCTTACGCTTAATGACCATGCGTTGATATTGGAGTTTCATTAAATCTAAAGAATCGTTGCTTTGTGACAAAGCTATGATTGTTCCAAACAAGATGCCTTGAAGCACGCCGAAATCAGGGGTTGTTCCTGCAAGAAATTTTGCAGCAAACATGGGCAATAGAGCAAATTTGATCGCCTTGATAACGGCCTCTTCACGTGAATTGCGCTTTGGTGCATGGCGGAGATAGAGCGAGATGAGGAACAGGCTGAAAAAGAGTGCACCGGGAAGGCCCGTACTGGCCAGAATATTCGCAAAGAAGTTTGACGTTCGGACACTCCCGATACCAACGCCCAGGCCATAGCTTTCAATAAAAGCATTAAGCCCTGCCGCCGTCCAGCTTGAGCGTTCTATATAGGAAGATGTCCCTGTTTTTTCGATTAAAAGCGTATTGATCAGATCAACAAAATTTCCACTTAGTAATACAGCTAATAAAAAACAGACGGCAAGAAAAACGATGTTCAGCATTTTTTTTGTGATAGATTTATGCAAGATCTTTCCTTCTTCAGAAACGGCATCAACATTATAAAAAAGATAGAGGCCGAGCATCAGGAAAAGAGAGGCGTAGGCCGTTGAAGAGGTGGATAAGAAGCCCATGGCCATACAGCTCCAGCCGAGGAGCGGCACCCAAAAACGGCGCATTTTTTCCGCATAGACCGGGCGCAGGAAAAGCAGCAAAGAGGCCATTGTCATGGCAAGTCCTCCAAAAGCTGCGGGTTCAGGCGTCAGGCCCAGCACACGGCGCGTTCCCAAAATACTGCCTGCGGAATAGCCATAGTTGGCCGTATAGAAAATTTTGAGCATATCGGCCTTTCCTAAAAGGTTGGCGATAATATCAATAAGGCCTGTTGCGATGATCGCATAGCCACCTGCGAAGATTGCCTTTAACAGCGCATCTAGAAATTCATGTTTCTTTTGTAAAAGAATGCAAACAGATGCCGCCATAAAAACGGACATCGTCAGGTAGGCTGTTTGTGTATAGTTCGTTCCTTGTGGACGAACAGGTTCCAACTCTGCCGTGTTTAAGCTAAAAGTAAAAATCTGGCCGTTAAATAATCGGGGCAGAAACATCGCTCCGATAAGGGAAATCAGCCAGAAGATTCCCAAAAACCCAAGCTGACGCGGTTGAAAAAGCGCAGCAAGGAAAGACGGCACAAAATTCTGACTGATGCCGATACGAAACAAGAATATAATGGATGCGAGCATCGCGGGGACAACGTTTCCCGGCAACACGGTCATTGCACTAAAGGAAGAGCATATGAAGACGGATGCTAACAGGATCGTTGGTGAAAGAATAATACTTCCAAGAATAATGAGCAGCGCTATGACAGAAACCGTATTCATTTCATGATGCTCCTAGCCCAGCCCTAACCAGCGCTGCAGGTTAAATCTCCGGGCCATATCATAAAAAATAACAGGGATGATTGTTCCCAGTATTAAAGCTATAGGGAAAATGACAAGCGGATCGGAATAACCAAGACCTTTCACCATAAAAATTCGGGTGCCGGCTACAATCATCACGTGGAGAACATAAATAGGCATGGTCCTTTGGCCAATATACACTAGGGCAGAGAATGACCGAATGTAGGATATGCGTACCAGGAAAAAGATAAAGGCGCACCCCAGGATAGTGGATGGTACTTGGCTGAGATATTTTGGCGTACCGATTTCTGCAAGATTTGTTTGAGTAAAGCTATATGAAGAAACAACAAACCAGAGGATGCCTGCGACAAGTGTTAAAAACAGGAATGAAAGGTCTGTCCATTCTTTTTTTTCTTTATCCTGAAACAAAAGCGTTCCAAGTCCATAATATATCCCGAACTTAGCAAAGGGGGTAAAAAACGAAGGAAGGGCCGGAAACGTAGAAAGACCTAAAAGAAGCAAGAAAAAGACCAATTCGTATTTTTTATTCATAAATCTGGAAAAGAGGTAATGCACGATCTGCATTAAAATCAGAGCTTTTAAAAACCAGAACTGTGAAACATTTCCTAGCGCTATATTTCTGATCTGAAACCATGAGAAATCCTGGGGGTGGTTGAGGAGCGAGCCGGTCAGATTCATGGAAAATGTCTGGACCGCAGACCATAGCACACAGGGATAGTAAATCCTGATCAGAAGGTCTTTTGCAAATTTCTTTCCGTCCTTCTTTTCCAAAGACGAGGCAAACATCCCCGATAAAAAGAAAAAGGCAGGCATGTGGAACGTATAAATATAATTGAAAATTTGCACCAGAATTCCATCGATCGGGACAAGCTGAGCATCTCGTAAGCCGCCGATGACATGGCCGATAACAACAAGCATGATGCATAGGCCTCGCGCCGCATCTGGCCAGTCTATACGCTGGGA
It contains:
- a CDS encoding glycosyl hydrolase → MKSSSALLIFILIFTFFAFVAQAQQTISGVPAKSADDFLNSLGINTHVAQGYNPKNYIEPLKYTGIRNIRDAPKNLSGYFMLHKETGVRVNLVGAKLHHLIHAAQTLAKHNILMSIEGPNEPNNWPITYKGEKGGGKGSWKVVAEFQRDLYKAVKADPLLKDYPVFNISEGGAQTDNVGLQFLTIPEGAGTLMPAGTMYADYANAHNYVSGNGGRHVDNQAWNAADPTLDSFWDGLYGNYGRTWRKKYKGYSNEGLMRLPRVSTETGWATKKGVSEERTQGIMLVNTYLAQFKRGWTYTFIYQLGEAQGSKGLQGIYRKDWQPKAAAHYIHNLTTVLADTMSGDFKPGRLAYRIPNQPDTVHDLLLQKSDGRFFLVVWGERVKGQDDIIIQLAKPAAKIKIFDVTEGSEPQKMLSDVLEIPLTLNDHALILEFH
- a CDS encoding acyltransferase, with translation MLVVIGHVIGGLRDAQLVPIDGILVQIFNYIYTFHMPAFFFLSGMFASSLEKKDGKKFAKDLLIRIYYPCVLWSAVQTFSMNLTGSLLNHPQDFSWFQIRNIALGNVSQFWFLKALILMQIVHYLFSRFMNKKYELVFFLLLLGLSTFPALPSFFTPFAKFGIYYGLGTLLFQDKEKKEWTDLSFLFLTLVAGILWFVVSSYSFTQTNLAEIGTPKYLSQVPSTILGCAFIFFLVRISYIRSFSALVYIGQRTMPIYVLHVMIVAGTRIFMVKGLGYSDPLVIFPIALILGTIIPVIFYDMARRFNLQRWLGLG